One part of the Alosa alosa isolate M-15738 ecotype Scorff River chromosome 4, AALO_Geno_1.1, whole genome shotgun sequence genome encodes these proteins:
- the LOC125293254 gene encoding uncharacterized protein LOC125293254 isoform X3 — MASNTGLDRRKNQRSSNEMDLNKMCPQQRARCQAYMEPSKEAQRWTALAKQRVCATINVTKEKGLQDSNSRRPSDNKTRQDALVGQLKAAEARNRIRQKRLNYHNYRAQEINLMISSQATAQRALRVELLLPTSKSKMKTNDSLDKLQAYSKYLSTRHLLDY, encoded by the exons ATGGCGTCAAACACAGGCTTAGACCGCAGGAAAAATCAAAGAAGCTCTAACGAAATGGACTTGAACAAGATGTGTCCACAGCAACGAGCGCGGTGCCAGGCCTATATGGAACCATCTAAAGAGGCTCAGCGTTGGACGGCGCTAGCAAAGCAGAGAGTTTGTGCAACTATTAACGTTACCAAAGAAAAGGGCCTGCAGGACAGCAACAGCCGCCGCCCCAGTGATAACAAGACGCGCCAGGACGCACTCGTTGGTCAACTCAAGGCTGCAGAGGCTCGCAATCGAATTCGTCAGAAGCGATTGAACTACCACAACTACAGG GCCCAGGAAATTAACTTAATGATTTCAAGCCAGGCTACTGCTCAGAGGGCTTTGCGTGTGGAGTTGCTGCTGCCAACCAGCAAGAGCAAAATGAAGACTAATGACAGCTTGGACAAACTGCAG GCCTATTCCAAATATCTGTCGACTCGACACTTGCTAGACTACTAA